One Pirellulaceae bacterium genomic region harbors:
- a CDS encoding WXG100 family type VII secretion target, which translates to MPQAVVDPDELRQFARKLKKFNSDLRDRLASLNGDMSALASTWRDQEHKRFTEQFDEHIKMIGRFLEVSDRHVPYLARKADQIDEYLQS; encoded by the coding sequence ATGCCACAGGCAGTCGTGGACCCTGATGAGTTGCGCCAGTTCGCACGGAAACTCAAAAAGTTCAATAGCGATCTTCGCGATCGCTTGGCATCCTTAAACGGCGACATGTCTGCCTTGGCATCGACGTGGCGTGACCAGGAACACAAACGATTCACAGAACAGTTCGACGAGCATATCAAAATGATCGGGCGGTTCTTGGAGGTGTCGGATCGACACGTACCCTATTTGGCTCGAAAAGCAGATCAGATTGACGAGTACTTACAGTCCTGA
- a CDS encoding MBOAT family protein has translation MLFHTWEFLVFFIVVYAVYLALRPTKLWLPWLLITSYVFYGWWNPLYLILVGYSTLLDYACVIFMDRSRRRRLWLIISLVNNLALLGFFKYAAFITDNINQLLASIGIGYALRGPDVLLPVGISFFTFQSMSYTIDFYRGQIERERNFVRFATFVSFFPQLVAGPIERARELLPQFKTAPAITRKNLTNGISLFITGLFKKVALASYLANYADPIFANPSNYQSATLTLAVIAFAWQIYFDFSGYTDMARGVAQMLGFRLMLNFNHPYLATGLRDFWGRWHISLSTWFRDYVYIPLGGNRRGELQMYRNLFLTMVLSGLWHGAAWRFVIWGALHGIGILVTRSLEKSHWYRNKVPTLVKQVAVFTFVCFAWIFFRAETTSDALLILNRIATTGWNRPGFPLLCGLLVVSILIYQGLAELHKLDSRVGHWIQFACFLAMVLYLSLVPGESNNPFIYFQF, from the coding sequence ATGCTGTTCCACACCTGGGAATTCCTTGTTTTTTTCATCGTCGTCTACGCGGTCTATTTGGCCCTGCGCCCGACGAAATTATGGCTACCGTGGCTTCTCATCACCTCTTATGTGTTTTACGGTTGGTGGAATCCGCTCTACCTCATCTTGGTCGGATATTCCACGCTGCTGGACTATGCCTGCGTGATATTCATGGACCGAAGCCGAAGGCGACGACTATGGCTCATCATCAGCCTCGTCAACAATCTGGCGTTGCTGGGTTTCTTCAAGTACGCCGCGTTCATCACGGACAACATTAATCAGCTCCTGGCCTCGATAGGAATCGGCTACGCCTTGCGGGGTCCGGATGTGCTACTTCCGGTCGGCATCTCCTTCTTCACTTTTCAGTCGATGAGTTACACGATTGATTTCTACCGAGGCCAAATTGAACGCGAACGCAATTTCGTTCGTTTCGCCACCTTTGTTTCTTTTTTCCCTCAGCTAGTCGCTGGCCCCATTGAACGAGCCCGAGAGCTACTACCACAATTTAAGACAGCTCCTGCCATCACGCGAAAAAACTTAACCAACGGCATCTCCTTGTTTATTACCGGATTGTTCAAGAAGGTGGCCTTGGCCAGTTATCTTGCCAACTATGCCGATCCGATCTTTGCAAATCCATCCAACTATCAATCCGCTACACTCACCTTAGCGGTAATCGCTTTTGCTTGGCAAATTTATTTTGACTTCAGTGGCTACACGGACATGGCGCGGGGTGTCGCGCAGATGCTCGGTTTTCGTTTGATGCTCAATTTCAATCACCCCTATCTCGCAACCGGATTACGCGACTTCTGGGGACGTTGGCACATTAGTTTGTCCACTTGGTTTCGTGACTACGTGTACATTCCGCTGGGGGGTAATCGCAGGGGAGAACTCCAGATGTATCGCAACCTGTTCTTGACCATGGTCTTGTCTGGACTCTGGCACGGCGCAGCCTGGCGTTTTGTGATTTGGGGTGCGTTGCACGGGATTGGTATCCTCGTGACCCGATCTCTGGAAAAATCCCACTGGTATCGCAACAAGGTGCCAACTTTGGTCAAACAAGTCGCTGTGTTCACTTTTGTCTGCTTCGCCTGGATTTTTTTCCGAGCCGAAACGACGTCGGATGCGTTGCTAATCCTCAATCGGATCGCCACGACGGGTTGGAACCGCCCCGGTTTCCCCTTACTTTGCGGCCTCCTCGTGGTTTCCATTCTCATTTACCAAGGACTGGCCGAGCTTCACAAGTTAGACAGTCGAGTCGGTCACTGGATCCAGTTCGCCTGCTTCCTCGCCATGGTCTTGTATTTGAGCCTGGTCCCGGGCGAATCCAACAATCCGTTTATCTACTTCCAGTTCTAA
- a CDS encoding SUMF1/EgtB/PvdO family nonheme iron enzyme: protein MVLLSGGEFTMGSSQNEPDEGPPHQVTVTPFAIDKYEFTQDLLTRLQEPDPSHFKDPRRPVEQIRWSEAAILCNIRSEAEGLEPCYNESTFACNFDANGYRLPTEAEWEYAARAGDTRDLSSGPSPKIDSKACYAGNSTQQTDPVGMRRANEFQLHDMLGNVAEWCNDIYGADFYQAAPSHDPQGPDTGAKRVIRGGSWKSSAAACRPSARASDNPGIDDACFTRDTLGFRCVRQLNAEERQRIGLPAVH from the coding sequence ATGGTGCTCTTATCCGGCGGCGAGTTCACAATGGGGAGTTCGCAAAACGAGCCTGACGAAGGACCGCCTCACCAGGTCACCGTCACGCCCTTTGCAATCGACAAGTACGAATTCACACAGGATCTGCTCACCCGTTTGCAAGAACCAGATCCCTCCCACTTTAAAGATCCCCGCCGACCCGTGGAACAAATTCGCTGGTCAGAAGCTGCCATTCTCTGCAACATCCGTTCTGAAGCCGAAGGCTTGGAACCTTGTTACAACGAATCAACATTCGCGTGCAATTTTGACGCGAACGGATACCGTTTACCGACGGAAGCTGAATGGGAATACGCAGCTCGAGCCGGAGACACTCGCGATTTATCCAGCGGACCTTCTCCGAAAATTGATTCGAAAGCCTGTTACGCCGGTAACTCCACCCAACAAACGGATCCGGTTGGAATGCGTCGAGCCAACGAATTCCAGTTACATGACATGCTGGGAAATGTTGCCGAATGGTGCAATGACATCTACGGAGCTGACTTTTATCAAGCAGCACCGTCCCACGATCCCCAAGGCCCAGACACGGGCGCAAAGCGCGTCATCCGTGGCGGATCCTGGAAGTCGAGTGCAGCCGCCTGCCGGCCATCCGCTCGTGCATCAGATAATCCCGGAATTGACGATGCCTGCTTCACACGTGACACGCTTGGCTTCCGTTGCGTCCGACAACTAAATGCTGAAGAACGTCAACGCATCGGACTCCCGGCAGTCCATTAG
- a CDS encoding Gfo/Idh/MocA family oxidoreductase, with product MNNINIGIVGLGANTRLRHVPGLRACQYVTLHGVCNRTPESTSAVAAEFKIPKRYDNWQALVHDNEIDAVVIGTWPYLHRDITVAALDAGKHVLCEARMSRDLAEAHQMNAAFQRNHQLIAQIVPSPFGLQIHQTVLRMLKAGHLGELRDIIVLGTNSSTARAETEMHWRQDLNLNGLNKLAMGILHETLVRWTPDPTDVFATARTFTKQRFDPNLGRSTDVRSPDSLNILTTLPNGASATYHLNSATYHGPAPQIQLYGSQGTLHCLFGPEDKLLAANATDSVLQPIAIPPEEQGDWRVEEEFINAIRGKERVQFTDFSTGVRYMAFAHAVETSIVTAQPCKVILD from the coding sequence ATGAATAACATCAACATTGGCATCGTCGGCTTGGGAGCCAACACCCGTTTGAGACATGTACCTGGGCTGCGGGCCTGTCAGTATGTAACCCTTCACGGTGTTTGCAATCGCACACCAGAATCGACGTCCGCAGTCGCGGCCGAGTTTAAAATCCCGAAGCGTTACGACAACTGGCAAGCTCTTGTGCATGACAACGAAATCGACGCGGTTGTCATCGGTACTTGGCCTTACCTCCACCGTGACATCACGGTCGCCGCGCTCGACGCCGGCAAACACGTATTGTGTGAAGCACGCATGTCACGTGACTTGGCAGAAGCACATCAAATGAACGCAGCCTTTCAGCGCAACCATCAGTTGATCGCTCAAATCGTGCCCAGCCCATTCGGTTTGCAGATCCACCAAACAGTGTTACGCATGTTGAAAGCAGGGCACCTCGGCGAACTACGTGACATTATTGTCCTGGGGACGAACAGCTCAACTGCCAGAGCAGAAACTGAAATGCATTGGCGGCAGGACCTTAATCTCAACGGCCTGAACAAACTCGCAATGGGAATCTTGCACGAAACGTTGGTTCGTTGGACGCCCGATCCAACGGACGTCTTTGCCACGGCACGTACTTTCACCAAACAACGATTCGACCCCAATCTAGGTCGGAGCACCGACGTACGATCACCCGACAGTCTGAATATTCTCACCACACTTCCCAACGGTGCCAGTGCCACTTACCATCTGAATAGTGCCACGTATCACGGCCCCGCACCTCAAATCCAGCTGTACGGAAGCCAAGGGACTCTACACTGCCTGTTCGGCCCGGAGGATAAACTACTCGCAGCCAATGCCACCGATTCGGTGCTTCAACCAATCGCCATCCCACCGGAAGAACAGGGAGACTGGCGAGTGGAAGAGGAATTCATTAATGCGATTCGGGGTAAAGAACGGGTCCAATTCACCGATTTTTCTACCGGTGTTCGGTACATGGCTTTTGCACATGCCGTAGAAACGAGCATCGTCACCGCTCAACCATGTAAAGTAATACTCGATTGA
- a CDS encoding ferrochelatase translates to MSENYDAVLFVSFGGPEGQADVMPFLENVLRGRNVPHERMLEVAEHYKQFDGVSPINSQNRALIEALTRELKQHGPELPIYWGNRNWHPMLGDTLQQMTNDGVKRALAFVTSAYSCYSGCRQYREDILKAQESVKGTVPVVDKIRVFYNHPAYVETMAERVSDAMARFPAEHRAQIKLLFTAHSIPMAMSDGSRYVDQLQESCQLVSEQLQHSDWELVYQSRSGPPHQPWLEPDICDHLQQLHEDQAARNIIIVPIGFISDHMEVLFDLDTEAQQLCDQLGMNLVRAATAGTHPKFVSMIRELIAERLDDGLERRFLGTDGPSHDVCPLDCCPSGRPARRPTA, encoded by the coding sequence ATGTCAGAAAACTACGATGCGGTCCTCTTTGTCTCGTTCGGTGGTCCCGAGGGTCAGGCCGATGTGATGCCATTTCTGGAAAACGTCCTGAGAGGTCGAAACGTCCCGCACGAGCGGATGCTGGAAGTCGCAGAGCACTACAAGCAGTTTGATGGCGTCAGCCCCATCAATAGTCAAAACCGCGCATTGATTGAGGCATTAACGCGAGAACTCAAACAACACGGTCCCGAGCTACCCATCTACTGGGGTAATCGGAATTGGCACCCTATGCTCGGCGACACACTCCAACAAATGACGAATGATGGTGTGAAACGAGCTTTAGCTTTTGTTACATCTGCCTACAGCTGCTACTCCGGATGCCGTCAGTATCGAGAAGACATCCTGAAGGCTCAGGAAAGCGTGAAGGGAACCGTCCCCGTCGTTGACAAAATCCGTGTTTTTTACAATCATCCCGCCTACGTGGAAACCATGGCCGAACGAGTTTCGGATGCGATGGCGCGATTCCCCGCCGAGCATCGTGCGCAGATCAAGCTGCTTTTCACCGCACACAGCATCCCGATGGCGATGTCAGATGGAAGTCGCTACGTCGACCAACTACAAGAAAGTTGTCAATTAGTCAGCGAACAACTCCAGCACTCAGACTGGGAACTCGTTTATCAAAGTCGTAGCGGTCCGCCCCATCAACCATGGCTCGAACCGGACATCTGCGATCACCTTCAACAACTTCACGAAGATCAAGCTGCCAGGAATATCATAATCGTACCGATCGGCTTTATCTCTGACCACATGGAAGTTTTGTTCGACCTGGACACCGAGGCACAGCAGCTATGCGATCAATTGGGCATGAATCTCGTGCGAGCTGCCACGGCGGGAACCCACCCCAAATTTGTATCAATGATTCGTGAATTGATCGCAGAACGACTGGACGATGGCCTGGAACGCCGTTTTCTCGGCACAGACGGTCCGAGCCACGACGTTTGTCCCCTCGATTGCTGTCCATCCGGCCGACCGGCCAGACGGCCTACTGCCTGA
- a CDS encoding FtsK/SpoIIIE domain-containing protein, giving the protein MKHDVSTAAQQDEIRLLQTDASDVTLRIQQLEDRYTRESAGGKQEHEQAATELEGVFEQQHALLDASYTEKLEASRLAFEEHVDQLNKIRNQTSDEASRRRADEIANTQSDFEATRLQLHDSLQLDTGAANEQQKKSAGQCRRYLAQLEELIEWVQEHLDKRSLALQAVNPTHEKSDDRSSACIKRFKSALTQSSNQLEAMNRWPLSKIIDSIWAIFIPIAIGFLISYPVGLALRFERLTWLTAVLVTTIILTVVFRAVAQRLLVAKTRNAMPSLHGELVKAKTALTQAKSAVRQETESTIAQLNSQYQQHLEANDNELNQRSARAESDYANTRKQLETDYQHRYQELQVAWNQDTETIRSHFLPQLETCKANYQQQSNSLKQQFADQQKRCDEERLQGISEMQSKWQHRLQHFSAFEQAAQAASQQQRQAWPDGKIENWDPPATVPAVIPLGTSELVLEEGLRSEDKKATTIWQLPALLAFPNNASLLFKAHDDGRKAAIRVLQNVMLRYLVSIPAGKLRFTIFDPTGLGQNFSAFMHLADHDERLVNNRIWTEANQIQQRLTDLTEHMENVIQKYLRNEFQSIQEYNEHAGEVAEPFRVLVIANFPTHFTEESARRLISIVNSGARCGVYTLISVDTSLPLPRHIRLEDLQTHHNCLVWDRDRFHWEDETLVDLPLELDSPPDDETMTSMIKVVGRHAEDSNRVEVPFSAVTPARSDWWKGDCAREFDVPLGRVGATQQLSMKLGRGTSQHVLISGKTGSGKSTLLHALITNASLRYSPEQLQFYLIDFKKGVEFKPYADLRLPHARVVAIESEREFGLSVLQNLDEELQKRGELFRTAGVQSLSAYRETNPAQPMPRILLVVDEFQEFFVADDKVAHEASLLLDRLVRQGRAFGMHLILGSQTLAGAYSLARSTIGQMAVRIALQCSVADAHLILSEDNTAARLLGRPGEAIYNDANGLFEGNHPFQVVWLPDAERSEYLQKIENLAITSRHDYGPAIVFEGHAAADPSENQTLNQCLSLGDSNETTPTECAWLGAAVAIKDPTSVVMRPQSGSNLLIVGQDQDLALGMFISSLLSLSATRPLRQDGTKLRSVRFHVLDGEHDNPTTLRFQDRLPADMPLDINFHGPREAKEIITNLAEQIRNRGDQPDQKFEPQYVLIYDLARFRELKPAADDFGFSSFGEDEPKNPAGQLAEILRDGPALGVHVLIWADSYNNVTRWFERALLRDFAYRVLFQMSAVDSSNLMDSAAASHLGPFRALLYDDDRGQSEKFRPYGPPSEDYLRRITKQLVTPPPPPSDDDPGPTTSEANSFA; this is encoded by the coding sequence ATGAAACATGACGTTTCGACGGCGGCACAGCAAGATGAAATCCGTCTTCTCCAGACGGATGCGTCCGATGTAACGCTACGCATCCAACAATTGGAAGACCGATACACGCGTGAATCCGCAGGCGGCAAGCAAGAACATGAACAGGCTGCAACGGAATTAGAAGGAGTCTTTGAACAGCAACATGCACTACTTGACGCCAGCTATACCGAGAAGCTGGAAGCCTCTCGATTGGCTTTTGAGGAACACGTCGACCAATTAAACAAAATCCGCAATCAAACGTCGGATGAAGCATCGCGCCGTCGGGCCGATGAGATTGCCAATACGCAATCGGATTTTGAAGCTACCCGGTTACAACTTCACGATTCCCTACAACTCGATACCGGAGCCGCGAACGAACAACAGAAAAAATCCGCAGGCCAATGTCGCAGATACCTTGCTCAACTGGAAGAGTTGATTGAATGGGTTCAAGAACATCTCGACAAACGAAGCCTTGCACTTCAGGCAGTCAACCCGACCCACGAAAAGTCGGACGATAGAAGTTCTGCCTGTATCAAACGATTCAAATCAGCACTGACTCAGTCAAGCAATCAGCTTGAGGCGATGAATCGCTGGCCACTGTCGAAAATCATCGACAGCATCTGGGCAATCTTTATCCCGATCGCAATCGGATTCTTGATTAGTTATCCCGTCGGATTGGCCTTACGATTTGAAAGGCTCACCTGGCTAACCGCCGTGCTGGTCACCACCATTATTTTGACCGTGGTTTTCCGTGCCGTCGCTCAACGACTGCTGGTGGCAAAAACTCGCAACGCAATGCCATCATTACATGGTGAGCTCGTGAAAGCGAAAACAGCACTGACTCAGGCGAAGTCTGCCGTACGCCAGGAAACCGAGTCCACAATTGCGCAACTCAATTCCCAATACCAACAGCATCTAGAAGCCAACGACAACGAATTGAACCAACGTTCCGCGCGTGCCGAATCCGATTATGCCAACACACGGAAACAACTTGAGACGGATTACCAGCACCGATACCAGGAACTCCAAGTCGCCTGGAACCAAGACACGGAAACCATTCGCAGCCATTTCCTACCACAACTGGAAACCTGCAAAGCAAATTACCAACAACAATCGAACAGCCTCAAGCAACAATTCGCCGATCAGCAAAAACGATGTGACGAAGAGCGGCTGCAAGGAATCTCGGAGATGCAGTCGAAGTGGCAGCACCGACTTCAACACTTTTCTGCTTTCGAGCAAGCCGCCCAGGCCGCATCACAACAACAAAGACAAGCTTGGCCTGATGGCAAGATTGAGAACTGGGATCCTCCGGCAACCGTCCCCGCGGTGATCCCGTTGGGCACATCCGAACTGGTCTTAGAAGAAGGTCTGCGAAGCGAAGACAAAAAAGCAACCACGATCTGGCAACTACCGGCGCTACTGGCGTTTCCCAACAACGCATCATTGTTATTCAAGGCACACGACGACGGACGCAAAGCTGCCATTCGTGTGTTGCAAAATGTCATGCTGCGTTACCTCGTCTCAATCCCGGCAGGAAAACTACGCTTCACCATCTTCGACCCCACGGGTTTGGGCCAAAATTTCTCTGCGTTTATGCATTTGGCAGACCACGACGAACGACTTGTCAATAATCGCATTTGGACCGAAGCCAACCAAATCCAGCAGCGGCTCACTGATCTGACCGAGCACATGGAAAATGTGATTCAAAAGTACCTCCGGAATGAGTTCCAATCCATCCAAGAGTACAACGAACACGCCGGCGAAGTTGCGGAACCATTTCGTGTCTTGGTCATCGCCAATTTCCCAACTCATTTCACAGAAGAGTCCGCACGACGTCTAATCAGTATCGTCAACAGTGGTGCCCGCTGCGGCGTCTACACGTTGATCAGTGTTGACACCAGCCTGCCACTGCCCCGTCATATCCGCCTGGAGGATCTCCAAACACACCACAACTGCTTGGTTTGGGATCGGGATCGATTTCATTGGGAGGACGAGACACTCGTCGACCTTCCCCTAGAGCTTGATAGTCCACCCGATGACGAAACAATGACCTCGATGATCAAGGTTGTTGGCCGTCATGCCGAAGACTCGAACCGAGTCGAAGTGCCATTTTCGGCCGTTACGCCCGCTCGCAGTGACTGGTGGAAAGGTGACTGCGCCCGTGAATTCGACGTGCCGCTAGGCCGCGTGGGGGCAACCCAGCAACTTTCGATGAAACTTGGACGAGGCACTTCCCAACACGTTCTCATTTCGGGGAAAACCGGCTCCGGAAAGTCAACTCTACTGCACGCGTTAATTACCAATGCATCGCTGCGTTATAGTCCGGAACAACTGCAGTTTTATCTGATTGATTTCAAAAAGGGAGTCGAATTCAAACCCTACGCAGATTTACGTTTGCCGCACGCCCGAGTGGTGGCCATTGAAAGTGAACGGGAATTTGGCTTAAGCGTCCTGCAAAATCTCGACGAAGAACTTCAAAAACGGGGCGAGCTGTTTCGCACGGCTGGCGTACAGTCCTTGTCAGCTTACCGAGAAACGAATCCCGCTCAACCAATGCCACGAATTCTACTGGTGGTTGACGAGTTTCAAGAGTTCTTTGTTGCTGATGACAAAGTCGCCCACGAAGCCTCGCTTCTGCTCGATCGCCTTGTTCGACAAGGCCGAGCATTCGGAATGCATTTGATCTTGGGATCGCAAACACTTGCGGGTGCTTATTCGCTAGCTCGCAGCACAATCGGGCAAATGGCAGTTCGGATCGCTCTTCAGTGTAGCGTTGCTGACGCGCACCTCATTTTGAGCGAAGACAACACGGCCGCCCGCCTCTTGGGTCGACCTGGAGAAGCGATTTACAACGATGCGAATGGCTTGTTCGAGGGCAATCATCCGTTCCAAGTCGTCTGGCTTCCAGATGCAGAACGTAGCGAATATCTCCAGAAAATTGAGAATTTGGCAATCACCAGTCGTCATGATTACGGGCCAGCGATCGTTTTCGAAGGGCACGCTGCAGCAGATCCAAGTGAAAATCAAACACTAAACCAATGCCTGAGTCTGGGCGATTCGAACGAAACAACTCCGACAGAATGCGCCTGGCTGGGAGCCGCCGTGGCGATCAAAGATCCCACCTCGGTGGTCATGCGCCCGCAGAGCGGATCCAATCTACTGATTGTTGGACAAGACCAAGATCTCGCCTTAGGCATGTTCATCAGTAGCCTCCTCAGCCTGTCCGCGACGCGCCCGCTAAGACAAGACGGGACGAAGCTTAGGTCGGTTCGTTTCCACGTTCTCGACGGGGAGCATGACAATCCCACCACACTCCGATTTCAAGATCGATTACCGGCCGATATGCCCCTGGACATCAATTTCCATGGCCCCCGAGAGGCAAAAGAAATCATCACGAACCTTGCGGAACAAATTCGCAACCGAGGAGACCAGCCAGATCAAAAGTTCGAACCTCAGTATGTGTTGATCTACGACTTGGCCCGCTTCCGCGAACTTAAACCGGCCGCGGATGATTTTGGTTTTTCAAGTTTTGGGGAAGACGAGCCCAAGAATCCCGCCGGTCAACTCGCTGAAATCCTGCGTGACGGCCCGGCGTTGGGGGTACACGTGCTGATTTGGGCCGACAGCTACAACAACGTAACGCGATGGTTTGAGCGGGCCTTACTGCGTGACTTTGCCTATCGAGTGCTGTTTCAAATGAGTGCGGTCGACTCAAGCAACCTGATGGATTCGGCAGCCGCCAGTCACCTGGGGCCATTCCGAGCTCTGCTCTATGACGATGACCGAGGCCAAAGCGAAAAATTCCGCCCTTATGGCCCGCCTTCCGAGGATTATTTACGCCGGATCACCAAGCAGCTCGTGACGCCGCCGCCGCCCCCCTCTGACGACGACCCTGGCCCAACCACCTCGGAAGCCAATTCCTTCGCGTGA
- a CDS encoding MFS transporter: MNSHDPYSALRLRNYRFYFIGNFIAYFGVQMQTTAVGWDIYTRTDSKLALGLAGLAQFFPVIVLFLLGGHVADRFNRKWVVACAVSLIAIASMGLALISYYQLDTRLIFGCLFLIGVARAFQQPARAALLPLIVPSEEFNNAVTWNSTGFHMASVLGPAAGGFFIKWFHGPTWVYIFDVVAAATFVVLLTMLRLYKKQVTQRNLTLQELAAGFQFIRRQQVVLGALLLDLFAVLLGGAVTLLPVFAEDILKTGPEGLGWLRAAPAAGALMMAIIIAHRPPLRRTGIVLLWAVIGFGAATIVFGLSKIMWLSLLMLFLTGAFDNISVVIRHTLVQTLTPDELRGRVSAVNSVFIGASNELGGFESGVVAHWFGPVVSVVSGGIGTIVVVALTALSLPTLRKFDRLDGGPQDK, from the coding sequence ATGAATTCACACGACCCTTACTCGGCACTGCGTCTCAGGAATTACCGATTCTATTTCATCGGTAACTTCATCGCTTATTTTGGCGTTCAGATGCAAACGACCGCCGTAGGTTGGGACATTTATACCCGCACGGATTCGAAATTAGCGCTGGGACTTGCAGGGCTTGCTCAGTTCTTTCCAGTCATCGTACTGTTCCTGCTGGGCGGACATGTGGCCGACCGTTTCAATCGCAAATGGGTTGTCGCCTGCGCGGTCTCGCTAATAGCCATTGCTTCCATGGGGCTTGCGCTGATCTCTTACTATCAGTTAGACACCCGCCTCATTTTCGGTTGCCTTTTCTTGATCGGTGTGGCTCGTGCATTTCAGCAACCGGCCCGTGCGGCCCTCTTGCCGCTGATTGTACCGAGTGAAGAATTCAACAACGCCGTAACTTGGAATAGCACTGGATTCCATATGGCATCCGTCTTAGGACCAGCCGCTGGTGGTTTCTTCATTAAATGGTTTCATGGTCCGACTTGGGTATACATCTTTGATGTGGTCGCTGCGGCTACCTTCGTGGTTCTGTTGACGATGTTGCGTCTTTATAAAAAGCAAGTCACTCAGCGAAATCTGACCCTGCAAGAACTGGCAGCTGGATTCCAGTTCATTCGTCGTCAACAGGTCGTGCTGGGCGCCCTATTACTCGACCTATTTGCCGTCTTATTAGGAGGCGCGGTAACTTTACTTCCCGTGTTTGCCGAAGACATTTTAAAGACGGGGCCAGAGGGGCTAGGCTGGTTGCGAGCGGCTCCCGCCGCGGGCGCTTTAATGATGGCAATCATCATTGCACATCGACCACCGCTCAGGCGCACTGGCATCGTTTTACTCTGGGCAGTCATTGGCTTTGGTGCCGCCACCATTGTCTTTGGATTGTCGAAAATCATGTGGCTCTCGCTACTGATGCTTTTTCTCACCGGCGCTTTTGACAACATCAGTGTGGTGATCCGTCACACTCTCGTTCAAACTTTGACGCCCGACGAATTACGGGGTCGTGTATCGGCGGTGAACAGCGTTTTCATCGGAGCCTCAAATGAGTTGGGCGGTTTCGAATCGGGAGTCGTCGCTCATTGGTTCGGCCCTGTGGTCTCCGTTGTCAGCGGCGGCATTGGAACGATCGTTGTCGTCGCGCTGACCGCCTTATCGCTTCCGACACTGCGAAAGTTTGATCGCCTTGACGGAGGCCCTCAGGACAAATAA